A genomic region of Dactylococcopsis salina PCC 8305 contains the following coding sequences:
- the queG gene encoding tRNA epoxyqueuosine(34) reductase QueG: MVLTSQEIKTKAKRLGFHLVGVAAAENDEQILAQKRLQNWLASGYNADMEWMNNPKRFALQKCLPNVKSVIAVALNYYTPEQQSEDPEKGKISRYAWGRDYHKVMTKKLKALACWLEEQEETIQARFYCDTGPVQDKFWAQQAGLGWIAKNGNLITREYGSWVFLGEVLTTLELTPDTPHTEHCGTCTRCLEACPTDAFPQPFVVNAKRCIAYQTIENRAAELPKEINLNNWVAGCDICQEVCPWNQRFAKETDCDDFQPRPENIAPNLIELAQLRDESWDQKTRGSALRRIKPAMWRRNARANLEKDRD, translated from the coding sequence ATGGTCTTAACGAGCCAAGAGATTAAAACAAAAGCCAAACGTTTAGGTTTTCATTTAGTGGGAGTAGCGGCGGCAGAAAATGATGAGCAAATTTTAGCGCAAAAACGCCTCCAAAATTGGCTGGCTTCTGGATATAATGCTGACATGGAATGGATGAATAATCCCAAACGCTTTGCTCTCCAAAAATGTCTTCCTAATGTTAAATCGGTGATTGCTGTGGCGCTTAATTATTATACCCCTGAGCAACAATCGGAAGACCCTGAAAAAGGGAAAATTTCTCGTTATGCTTGGGGACGAGATTATCATAAAGTGATGACCAAAAAGTTAAAAGCGTTGGCGTGTTGGTTGGAAGAACAAGAAGAAACAATTCAAGCTCGTTTTTATTGTGATACGGGACCGGTACAAGATAAATTTTGGGCGCAACAAGCGGGGTTAGGTTGGATTGCTAAAAATGGTAATTTGATTACTCGTGAATATGGGAGTTGGGTATTTTTAGGAGAAGTTTTAACGACTTTAGAATTAACGCCAGATACGCCTCACACTGAACATTGTGGCACTTGTACACGCTGTTTAGAGGCTTGTCCAACGGATGCGTTTCCACAACCGTTTGTGGTCAATGCGAAGCGCTGTATTGCTTATCAGACGATCGAAAATCGAGCAGCAGAATTACCGAAAGAAATCAATCTTAATAATTGGGTTGCTGGCTGTGATATTTGTCAAGAAGTGTGTCCTTGGAATCAAAGATTTGCTAAGGAAACGGACTGTGATGATTTTCAACCGCGTCCCGAAAATATTGCTCCCAATTTAATTGAATTAGCACAACTTCGGGATGAATCTTGGGATCAAAAAACGCGAGGATCAGCCTTACGAAGGATTAAACCAGCGATGTGGAGAAGGAATGCTCGTGCTAATCTAGAAAAGGATAGGGATTGA
- the ligA gene encoding NAD-dependent DNA ligase LigA translates to MNQLRRQLQRANYAYYLQDDPIMQDEVYDRLYRELQALEEKYPDLVTPDSPTQRVGGGVAEGFVSVKHNIPLYSLENAFDLGELAQWVARLQGQVGDDETVEYVCELKIDGNALALTYEDGVLVRGVTRGDGETGEDITNNVRTIRAIPLRLAMENPPARVEVRGEAFLPRQRFEKINQMRQEKGESLFANPRNATSGTLRQFDPKVVAQRQLDFFAYTLYVVDENAETPTTQAESLELLAEMGFQVNPQREVCQSLKTVGEFFETWEKKRASLLYDTDGVVVKINSYALQEKLGFTQKFPRWAIALKFPAEEVPTKLRAITINVGRTGAVTPLAHLEPISLAGTTVQRATLHNMDFIQELGVKIKDTVVVRKAGDIIPEIVRVLPELRPKSARDFKMPTECPECGSTLVRPEGEAVTRCVNVSCPAILRGSLVHWASRDAMDINGLGEKMVESLVRGELVKSVADLYRLTVQQLTQLERVGEKSAQALVSAIEQSKQQPWSRVLYGLGIRYVGKVTAETLSASFPTVEALSSATVEDLQAVEGVGAEIARSVYQWFQIEANQTLVQQLQSAGLNFTQTETAAPVTDATETTPQTLAGKKFVLTGKFASFTRTEAQQLIEQAGGKVTASVSSKTNYVVVGDKGGSKQKKAEKLGITQINEDELKTMLS, encoded by the coding sequence ATGAACCAACTCCGCCGTCAACTGCAACGGGCGAATTATGCCTATTACTTGCAGGACGATCCCATTATGCAAGATGAGGTTTATGATCGTCTCTATCGGGAATTACAGGCGTTAGAAGAAAAGTATCCAGATTTAGTCACGCCAGATAGTCCAACCCAGCGCGTGGGAGGAGGAGTTGCAGAAGGCTTTGTGTCGGTGAAACATAATATCCCCCTCTACAGTTTAGAAAATGCCTTTGATTTGGGAGAATTGGCGCAATGGGTCGCTCGCTTACAAGGTCAGGTGGGGGATGACGAAACGGTAGAATATGTTTGTGAATTGAAAATTGATGGTAATGCCTTAGCATTAACTTACGAAGATGGGGTTTTAGTGCGAGGCGTTACTCGTGGGGATGGGGAAACAGGTGAAGATATTACCAACAATGTTCGCACGATTCGTGCCATTCCCTTACGGTTAGCAATGGAAAACCCACCAGCACGAGTGGAAGTGAGAGGGGAAGCGTTTTTACCCCGTCAGCGCTTTGAGAAAATTAATCAGATGCGTCAAGAAAAGGGAGAATCGTTATTTGCGAATCCCCGTAATGCGACTTCTGGAACGTTACGACAATTTGATCCCAAAGTCGTCGCCCAACGACAATTAGATTTTTTTGCTTATACGCTTTATGTGGTCGATGAAAACGCCGAAACGCCCACCACACAAGCAGAATCTTTAGAATTATTAGCAGAAATGGGGTTTCAGGTGAATCCTCAGCGAGAGGTGTGTCAATCGTTGAAAACGGTGGGAGAGTTTTTCGAGACTTGGGAGAAGAAACGCGCCAGTCTCCTTTACGATACCGATGGGGTGGTGGTGAAAATTAATTCCTATGCCCTCCAAGAAAAGTTAGGATTTACTCAGAAATTTCCCCGTTGGGCGATCGCGCTGAAGTTTCCCGCCGAAGAAGTGCCGACGAAGTTAAGAGCGATTACGATTAATGTGGGACGCACTGGTGCGGTAACGCCACTCGCTCATCTAGAACCGATTTCTCTGGCTGGAACAACGGTACAACGAGCAACCCTCCATAATATGGATTTTATACAGGAATTAGGGGTGAAAATCAAGGATACAGTGGTTGTTCGCAAAGCGGGGGATATTATTCCTGAAATTGTCCGCGTGTTACCAGAATTGCGTCCTAAGTCAGCGAGGGATTTTAAGATGCCAACGGAATGTCCCGAATGCGGTTCAACGTTGGTACGTCCCGAAGGGGAAGCGGTGACTCGCTGCGTGAATGTTTCTTGTCCCGCAATTTTGCGCGGTAGTTTGGTACATTGGGCTTCACGGGATGCCATGGATATCAATGGTCTTGGGGAAAAGATGGTTGAGAGTCTAGTCAGGGGAGAGTTGGTGAAGTCAGTGGCGGATTTGTATCGGTTAACGGTTCAGCAGTTAACACAGTTGGAACGAGTTGGTGAGAAGTCCGCACAAGCCTTAGTGAGCGCGATCGAGCAGTCGAAACAGCAACCTTGGTCACGGGTGTTATATGGGTTAGGGATTCGTTATGTGGGAAAAGTGACCGCAGAAACATTAAGCGCAAGTTTCCCGACGGTAGAAGCGTTAAGCAGTGCTACGGTAGAAGACTTACAAGCGGTGGAAGGCGTTGGGGCTGAAATCGCTCGATCGGTGTATCAGTGGTTTCAAATTGAAGCCAATCAAACCCTCGTCCAACAACTCCAAAGTGCTGGACTTAATTTTACACAAACGGAAACCGCCGCACCTGTTACCGACGCGACAGAAACCACTCCTCAGACATTAGCAGGGAAAAAGTTTGTTCTCACTGGAAAATTCGCCAGTTTTACTCGCACTGAAGCGCAGCAGTTAATCGAACAAGCTGGTGGGAAAGTCACCGCTTCTGTGAGTTCTAAAACCAATTATGTTGTAGTGGGGGATAAAGGCGGTTCAAAGCAAAAGAAAGCAGAAAAATTAGGGATTACTCAGATTAATGAGGACGAATTAAAAACCATGCTGTCGTGA
- the glpD gene encoding glycerol-3-phosphate dehydrogenase — protein sequence MRDFSTIQNTDYDLIIIGGGVNGAAVARDAALRGLKPILLEKGDYASGTSSWSTRLIHGGLRYLEYFEFSLVRESLREREVLLRTAPHLVKPLMLTVPVYGDRSRPYWKISAGMLLYDIFSYDKTLPSHRMLPEQKFHQLFRYLDQEGLKGGAQYYDGQAVYAERLCLENIIAAEEAGATCLNYTEVTTLQREGDRITALNCEDKLTGETFTVNSTDRAVIINTSGPWVDQVCQRGENNQQTSPIGQKSKIGGTKGSHIVVPTFSGAPNTALYVEAKSDGRPFFIVPWLGMYLIGTTDLPFQGNLDQVKADNSEIDYLVKETNLIIPSAQLTRDDVKFTYSGVRPLPYSEGQKPGSVTRKHIIYDHRSEGVNNLISLIGGKLTTFRHVGEELVEIVGKKQKRNLPPCPTLKTPFPGAIIPSDPRVTETVKTYRDRVSLSTLNHLFTLYGARAIAVLQLIDESPDLAETITPTLPDIKAQIVYAARKEAAHSLVDILRRRTTIAMQANYGLDVLPIVSEVLGKHCDWEEEKLDRALKDYHNYMENNCIPDYQTAKSYVTSS from the coding sequence ATGCGAGATTTTTCAACCATTCAAAACACAGATTATGACCTCATTATTATCGGTGGTGGGGTCAATGGCGCAGCCGTGGCTCGTGATGCGGCGTTGCGCGGTTTGAAACCGATTTTACTGGAAAAAGGTGATTATGCCAGTGGAACATCTAGCTGGTCAACTCGCTTGATTCATGGCGGTTTACGCTATTTGGAGTATTTTGAGTTTTCTCTAGTGCGAGAATCTTTACGAGAACGAGAAGTGTTGCTGCGGACAGCCCCTCATCTTGTTAAACCTCTAATGCTCACTGTACCCGTTTATGGCGATCGATCGCGCCCCTATTGGAAAATTAGCGCGGGAATGTTGCTTTACGACATCTTTAGCTATGATAAAACCCTTCCTTCCCATCGGATGCTCCCTGAACAAAAATTCCATCAACTCTTTCGCTATTTAGATCAAGAGGGATTAAAAGGAGGAGCGCAGTATTATGATGGTCAAGCAGTTTACGCCGAACGTCTCTGTTTAGAAAACATTATCGCCGCCGAAGAAGCAGGTGCGACTTGTTTAAACTATACGGAAGTAACCACATTACAGCGAGAAGGTGACAGAATTACCGCCCTCAACTGTGAAGACAAACTGACGGGAGAAACCTTTACCGTCAACAGCACCGATCGAGCAGTTATCATCAATACAAGCGGTCCCTGGGTGGATCAAGTGTGTCAACGGGGAGAAAACAATCAACAGACTTCTCCCATTGGACAAAAATCAAAAATTGGTGGCACAAAAGGAAGCCATATCGTTGTTCCCACTTTCTCTGGTGCGCCTAATACAGCATTATATGTGGAAGCCAAATCCGATGGTCGTCCCTTTTTCATTGTGCCTTGGTTGGGAATGTATCTCATCGGGACAACTGATTTACCGTTTCAGGGAAATTTAGATCAAGTTAAAGCAGATAACTCGGAAATTGATTATTTAGTCAAAGAAACCAACTTAATTATTCCCAGCGCTCAACTGACACGAGACGACGTAAAATTCACTTATTCAGGGGTGCGTCCCCTTCCCTACTCCGAAGGACAAAAACCTGGCAGTGTGACCCGAAAACATATTATTTATGACCATCGATCGGAAGGCGTGAACAATTTAATTTCTCTCATCGGAGGAAAATTAACCACATTTCGCCATGTGGGAGAAGAATTAGTGGAGATCGTCGGTAAGAAACAAAAACGCAATCTCCCCCCTTGTCCGACCTTAAAAACGCCATTTCCAGGGGCAATTATTCCCAGTGATCCACGAGTCACAGAAACGGTTAAAACCTATCGCGATCGCGTGTCTTTATCAACATTAAATCATCTTTTTACCCTTTATGGGGCAAGGGCGATCGCCGTGTTGCAACTAATCGATGAATCTCCCGATCTTGCAGAGACAATCACGCCGACCTTACCTGATATTAAAGCACAAATTGTTTATGCAGCTCGCAAAGAAGCCGCCCACAGTTTAGTAGATATTTTACGCCGTCGTACCACCATTGCGATGCAAGCCAATTACGGTTTAGATGTGTTACCCATTGTTAGTGAAGTGTTAGGGAAACATTGTGATTGGGAAGAAGAGAAGCTCGATCGCGCCCTTAAGGACTATCATAATTACATGGAAAACAACTGTATCCCCGACTATCAAACGGCTAAATCTTATGTCACTTCATCGTAA
- a CDS encoding HAD-IA family hydrolase encodes MKTKIIIFDFDGTIADTQDAVIAVTNRLAPEFGFSPLEQKQVAHFRGLTAKEIIKQSGVALWKLPFLMQRVKQELRQEMKTVQPIDGIELALEALKKNQLQLGIITSNSEENASQFLRQYGLLHYFNFVESSFHLFGKDKVIKRLLRKKNIDPKMVAYVGDETRDLEAARKSGVKGIAVTWGFNTAEVLAKCQPNALIDHPSELLCVMDMTCKQRL; translated from the coding sequence ATGAAGACTAAAATTATTATTTTTGATTTTGATGGTACGATCGCAGATACACAAGACGCAGTTATTGCAGTTACGAACCGTTTAGCCCCAGAGTTTGGGTTTTCTCCTTTAGAGCAAAAACAAGTTGCCCATTTTCGCGGTTTAACGGCAAAAGAAATTATTAAACAGTCGGGTGTGGCGCTGTGGAAATTGCCGTTTTTAATGCAACGGGTAAAACAAGAGTTAAGACAAGAAATGAAAACGGTTCAACCGATTGATGGGATAGAATTGGCGTTAGAAGCGTTGAAAAAAAATCAGCTTCAGTTAGGAATTATCACGTCTAATTCGGAAGAGAATGCGAGTCAATTTCTCAGACAGTATGGGTTATTACATTACTTTAATTTTGTGGAGAGTAGCTTTCATCTTTTTGGCAAAGATAAGGTAATTAAACGGCTTTTGCGTAAAAAAAATATCGATCCCAAAATGGTCGCTTATGTGGGAGATGAAACTCGTGATCTCGAAGCGGCGCGAAAAAGTGGGGTAAAAGGAATTGCAGTGACTTGGGGGTTTAATACCGCAGAGGTTTTGGCAAAATGTCAACCGAATGCACTTATTGATCATCCTAGTGAATTGCTTTGTGTAATGGACATGACTTGTAAGCAAAGATTGTAG
- a CDS encoding fasciclin domain-containing protein, with protein sequence MPTIVEIAVNNDAFQTLVQAVKAADLVETLNSEGPFTVFAPTDDAFAKLPPGTIQTLVQNPPQLARILTYHVLSGCYKKADLATSETVDSIEGSSIKIDCSDGFEVKNATVLTPDIEADNGIIHVIDNVLLMG encoded by the coding sequence ATGCCAACGATTGTCGAGATTGCGGTTAATAATGATGCGTTTCAAACTTTAGTCCAAGCGGTAAAAGCGGCTGATTTGGTGGAAACCCTCAACAGTGAGGGCCCTTTTACTGTCTTTGCTCCGACGGATGATGCGTTTGCGAAACTTCCTCCAGGAACGATTCAAACTCTTGTCCAAAACCCACCTCAACTCGCTCGGATTTTGACCTATCATGTGTTATCAGGTTGCTATAAAAAAGCGGATTTAGCCACTTCGGAAACAGTGGATTCTATTGAAGGTTCATCTATTAAAATAGATTGTTCCGATGGCTTTGAAGTTAAAAATGCCACTGTCCTTACTCCTGATATTGAAGCAGATAATGGCATTATTCATGTGATTGATAATGTCTTATTAATGGGATGA
- a CDS encoding anthranilate synthase component I produces the protein MSTGEQKQWLWRSKPLQQRTGSEIFRHLFGENTTYGVLLESPSPSIGNQPQLSRYSICAGDPRLVNDQFQVWTPPVGNILPCLNQLYQRCSPDFPSEVSHLPFTGGYLGWLGYDLAWEIEKLPQCNPDPLPFPTAFWYEPETFAVLDHEKQVLWLAGSDFNQLDQLETALASPIPEFSFSLPDPNDFSPPTFLTNATDYQEMVRRAKDYIYAGDIFQTNLSLRFQAETQSSSWQIYQALQRINPSPFASYWRTPWGDLISCSPERLVQRQGNLCQTRPIAGTRPRGQSSIEDQQLAIALRNNTKEQAEHIMLVDLERNDLGRVCEWGSVKVNELLTIEHYSHVMHLVSNVQGILKANCNHVDLIRSVFPGGTITGCPKVRCLEIIEELEPFRRSLFYGSCGYLDQRGDLDLNILIRTLLYANGTVWGQVGAGIVADSDPQREWEESLSKGKAQVSAISASSQP, from the coding sequence ATGAGTACAGGAGAACAAAAACAATGGCTGTGGCGATCGAAACCGTTACAACAGCGCACTGGTTCGGAGATTTTTCGTCATTTATTCGGGGAAAATACCACCTATGGGGTTCTCCTCGAAAGTCCCTCTCCCTCGATCGGAAATCAACCGCAACTGTCTCGCTACTCAATCTGTGCTGGTGATCCTCGTCTCGTTAATGATCAATTCCAGGTTTGGACACCACCAGTGGGAAACATTCTTCCTTGTCTTAATCAACTCTACCAACGCTGTTCTCCTGATTTCCCTTCCGAAGTGTCTCATCTTCCCTTCACTGGCGGTTATCTCGGTTGGTTAGGTTATGATTTAGCTTGGGAAATTGAAAAGTTACCGCAATGTAATCCTGATCCGCTTCCATTTCCCACTGCGTTCTGGTATGAACCAGAAACCTTTGCGGTTTTAGACCATGAAAAACAGGTTTTATGGTTAGCAGGAAGTGATTTTAATCAGTTAGATCAGTTAGAAACTGCTTTAGCGTCTCCTATCCCTGAGTTCTCTTTTTCTCTTCCTGATCCCAATGATTTCTCTCCCCCAACCTTCCTCACCAACGCCACTGACTATCAGGAAATGGTACGCCGTGCGAAAGACTATATTTATGCAGGGGATATCTTTCAAACCAATCTCTCTCTCCGCTTCCAAGCAGAAACCCAAAGCAGCAGTTGGCAAATTTATCAAGCACTCCAACGGATTAATCCTTCTCCGTTTGCTAGTTATTGGCGTACTCCTTGGGGAGATTTGATCAGTTGTTCTCCTGAACGATTAGTACAACGACAGGGAAATCTGTGTCAAACTCGCCCCATTGCGGGAACTCGACCACGTGGTCAAAGCTCGATCGAAGATCAACAGTTAGCGATCGCACTCCGTAATAATACCAAAGAACAAGCGGAACATATCATGTTAGTGGATTTAGAACGCAATGATCTCGGAAGAGTTTGTGAATGGGGAAGTGTGAAGGTTAATGAACTATTGACGATCGAACATTACAGTCATGTGATGCACTTGGTTAGTAATGTACAAGGGATACTGAAAGCAAACTGTAATCATGTTGACTTGATTCGATCAGTATTTCCAGGGGGAACAATTACAGGCTGTCCGAAAGTGCGCTGTTTAGAAATCATTGAAGAATTAGAACCGTTCCGCCGTAGTTTATTTTATGGGTCTTGTGGCTATTTAGATCAACGCGGCGATCTCGATTTAAATATCCTGATTCGGACGCTTTTATATGCAAACGGGACAGTGTGGGGACAAGTTGGCGCGGGAATTGTCGCTGATAGTGATCCGCAACGAGAATGGGAAGAGTCTTTAAGCAAAGGGAAAGCACAAGTCAGCGCAATCAGTGCTTCCTCTCAACCTTAG
- a CDS encoding aspartate ammonia-lyase — protein MTQTNASDVRTEKDSMGERQIPTQVYYGIQTLRATENFPISGIKPLPVYIDACVLIKKAASIAHGKLNCIPTDVSNAIVQAADEILDGHLRNQFVVDIYQAGAGTSHHMNVNEVLANRALEILGDEKGNYQRVNPNDHVNYGQSTNDVIPTAIRIGALLALQRSLFPTLNDTINTLEEKAIEFQDIVKSGRTHLQDAVPVRLGETFRAWAQIFRDHNTRLITAAKDLQALGIGGSATGTGLNTHPQYRQEIVSLLSDAVGLPLTSAPHLMAAMQSMSPFVNVSGALRNLAQDCVKISHDLRLLDSGPKTGFREITLPPVQPGSSIMPGKYNPVIAEMTSMVSFQVMGYDQAIALASQAGQLELNVMMPLIAYNLIHSIELLGNTIEVLRDRCLKEIQAQPDRCQNYAEASLALVTALNPHIGYLNAASIAKESLATGKSLRELVLEKELMSEETLEKVLDLLKMSQLQ, from the coding sequence ATGACTCAAACGAACGCTTCTGATGTGCGTACTGAAAAGGATTCTATGGGAGAACGTCAAATTCCGACTCAGGTTTATTATGGGATTCAAACCTTACGCGCAACTGAAAATTTTCCCATTAGTGGGATTAAACCTTTACCTGTTTATATTGATGCTTGTGTTTTAATTAAAAAAGCAGCTTCGATCGCGCACGGAAAATTAAATTGCATTCCGACCGATGTTAGTAACGCCATTGTCCAAGCTGCGGATGAAATTCTCGACGGACATCTCCGCAATCAATTTGTGGTGGATATCTATCAAGCTGGTGCTGGGACTTCTCACCACATGAATGTTAACGAAGTCCTTGCGAATCGTGCGTTAGAAATTTTAGGGGATGAAAAGGGAAACTATCAACGAGTGAATCCCAATGATCACGTTAACTACGGACAATCTACCAATGATGTGATTCCCACTGCGATTCGGATTGGTGCATTACTCGCACTGCAGCGATCGTTATTTCCTACGCTCAATGACACTATTAACACTTTAGAAGAGAAGGCGATCGAGTTTCAAGACATTGTAAAATCGGGTCGTACTCATCTCCAAGATGCGGTTCCAGTGCGTTTAGGAGAAACGTTCCGCGCTTGGGCGCAAATCTTCCGTGATCATAACACTCGCCTGATCACAGCGGCCAAAGATTTACAAGCATTGGGAATCGGCGGAAGTGCGACAGGAACTGGCTTAAATACTCATCCTCAATATCGCCAAGAAATTGTGAGTTTACTCAGTGACGCGGTGGGCTTACCGTTAACCAGCGCCCCTCATCTCATGGCGGCGATGCAAAGTATGTCCCCCTTTGTTAACGTTTCTGGGGCATTGCGAAATCTTGCCCAAGACTGCGTTAAAATCTCCCATGACCTCCGTTTATTAGATTCAGGACCAAAAACGGGGTTTCGGGAAATTACCCTTCCTCCTGTCCAACCTGGGTCTTCTATTATGCCTGGGAAATATAATCCTGTGATTGCTGAAATGACCTCTATGGTGTCGTTTCAGGTGATGGGATACGATCAGGCGATCGCCCTCGCTTCCCAAGCGGGTCAGTTAGAATTAAATGTGATGATGCCGTTGATCGCTTATAATTTAATTCACAGCATAGAGCTATTAGGGAATACAATAGAAGTGTTGCGCGATCGATGCTTAAAAGAGATTCAAGCCCAGCCCGATCGATGCCAAAATTATGCTGAAGCCAGTTTAGCCCTTGTCACCGCACTGAATCCCCATATCGGTTATCTTAACGCAGCTTCGATCGCCAAAGAATCATTAGCAACGGGAAAATCTCTCCGAGAATTAGTCCTAGAAAAAGAACTAATGAGCGAAGAAACACTAGAAAAAGTGTTAGATTTATTAAAAATGAGTCAACTTCAATAA
- a CDS encoding alpha/beta fold hydrolase — protein sequence MISSNLSSFIPPLAEKLTEETSTDLIRKIQQTPLETSLSSTPVKTTYVQGGEGELPILLLHGFDSSLMEFRRLFPKLSSVTETIALDFLGFGLTDRVPEIAITPDTIKTHLYAFWQQFIQRPMVLLGASMGGAVAIDFTLTYPETVAKLVLLDSAGFAGGPAMGKLMIPPLDRLAAGFLSNTKVRQKISENAYYDRTFASEDALICSMLHLTHPNWSKALISFTKSGGYNFLSQRIKEITQPSLILWGEQDKILGTKDAQRFKDTIADSQLVWIPESGHVPHLEKPNLTREAIENFLL from the coding sequence ATGATTTCTAGTAATTTATCATCTTTTATTCCCCCACTAGCGGAGAAACTCACGGAAGAAACTTCCACCGATTTAATCAGAAAGATTCAACAGACTCCTTTAGAAACTTCGCTTTCCTCAACGCCTGTAAAAACAACTTATGTACAAGGAGGAGAGGGAGAGTTACCGATTTTACTCCTCCATGGCTTTGATAGTTCTTTAATGGAGTTCCGTCGCTTGTTTCCCAAACTTTCCTCGGTAACAGAAACGATCGCGCTGGATTTTTTAGGGTTTGGTCTCACCGATCGAGTGCCAGAAATTGCGATTACTCCTGATACGATTAAAACCCATTTATATGCGTTTTGGCAACAGTTTATTCAACGTCCGATGGTGTTGCTAGGTGCTTCGATGGGAGGTGCGGTTGCGATCGATTTTACGTTAACGTATCCAGAAACGGTGGCGAAGTTGGTGTTACTCGATAGCGCGGGGTTTGCTGGGGGACCAGCGATGGGAAAGTTGATGATTCCACCGCTCGATCGATTGGCGGCGGGATTTTTAAGTAATACAAAAGTCCGACAAAAAATTAGTGAGAATGCTTATTACGATCGCACTTTTGCCAGTGAGGATGCGTTAATCTGTTCGATGCTCCATTTAACTCATCCTAATTGGTCAAAGGCGTTAATTTCGTTTACGAAAAGCGGCGGCTACAATTTTTTAAGTCAAAGAATTAAAGAGATTACGCAACCGAGTTTAATTCTCTGGGGAGAACAGGATAAAATTTTAGGAACAAAGGACGCACAACGATTTAAAGATACAATTGCTGATAGTCAATTAGTCTGGATACCAGAATCAGGTCATGTTCCCCATTTAGAAAAACCTAATTTAACCAGGGAAGCGATCGAAAACTTTTTATTATAA
- a CDS encoding RNA polymerase sigma factor, RpoD/SigA family, which produces MTDIKLMTSQNTKPEESLTPIEGIETIIAPLEETDASEGQLVEVDFSQEDDGDVNPYQGSKSDDTVGAFFKEMARYPLLQPDEEIELAQKVKFLADMENKRQELAIESGSSPTKEELAATVSLSVKELERKLHQGRLAKRQMIRSNLRLVVSIAKRYLNRGVPFLDLIQEGAIGLNRATEKFDPNKGYKFSTYAYWWIRQAITRTIANDARTIRLPIHIVEKLNKLKKVQRDLKQELQRNPTEEELAAGLDISQSQLHQLLQLRRQSLSLNHRVGKGEDTELLELLEDHEMRLPEDQMNETMMNQELSDVLGDVLNEREKDVISLRYGLNTSHPYTLEEVGYFLNLSRERVRQIQSKAMRKLRRPQVARRLKGWL; this is translated from the coding sequence ATGACAGATATTAAACTAATGACGAGCCAAAATACTAAACCTGAAGAATCTTTGACTCCCATTGAGGGGATAGAAACGATTATTGCTCCTCTAGAGGAAACAGACGCATCTGAAGGACAATTAGTAGAGGTGGATTTTTCTCAAGAAGATGACGGCGACGTGAACCCTTATCAAGGGAGTAAATCCGATGATACGGTCGGGGCGTTTTTTAAGGAAATGGCTCGTTATCCCCTACTACAACCCGATGAAGAAATCGAGTTAGCACAAAAAGTTAAGTTTTTGGCGGATATGGAAAACAAACGCCAAGAATTAGCGATCGAGTCGGGATCATCCCCCACAAAAGAAGAGTTAGCCGCGACGGTTTCTCTCTCGGTGAAAGAACTAGAACGTAAACTTCACCAAGGACGACTGGCGAAACGGCAAATGATTCGCTCTAACTTAAGGTTAGTGGTGTCCATTGCGAAACGCTATCTTAATCGTGGTGTTCCGTTTTTAGATTTAATTCAGGAAGGGGCGATCGGGCTAAATCGAGCCACCGAGAAATTTGATCCCAATAAAGGCTATAAATTTTCTACTTATGCTTATTGGTGGATTCGTCAAGCCATCACTCGCACGATCGCCAATGATGCGAGAACGATTCGCCTCCCGATTCATATTGTCGAAAAACTGAATAAACTAAAGAAAGTCCAACGAGACCTCAAACAAGAATTACAACGCAATCCCACTGAAGAAGAATTAGCAGCCGGATTAGACATCTCTCAGTCGCAATTACATCAACTCTTGCAACTGCGCCGTCAATCTCTCTCTCTCAACCATCGCGTAGGAAAAGGAGAAGACACGGAATTACTAGAATTACTAGAAGACCACGAGATGAGATTACCTGAAGATCAGATGAATGAAACCATGATGAATCAGGAACTCTCGGATGTGTTGGGAGATGTCCTCAATGAACGAGAAAAAGATGTCATCTCTTTACGCTATGGCTTAAATACCAGTCATCCCTACACTTTGGAGGAGGTAGGTTATTTTTTGAATCTCTCAAGGGAAAGAGTCCGTCAAATTCAAAGTAAGGCGATGCGAAAGTTACGTCGTCCACAAGTTGCTCGTCGTCTCAAAGGATGGCTATGA